The following coding sequences lie in one Arthrobacter sp. SLBN-122 genomic window:
- the dhaL gene encoding dihydroxyacetone kinase subunit DhaL translates to MVLDVNWAVKWLTLCAQAMAEHRVELIELDRAIGDSDHGENMDRGFQAVLAKLGEATPETPGAALKMTAMTLMSKVGGAAGPLYGTAFLRAATALGDAAEIDPGAWAGALAAARDGIVARGKAEPGDKTMVDAWTPAVDAARAAADGDGTDVLSVLVAAAEAAEAGAVATDPLIARKGRASYLGERSAGHRDPGAVSSALILRAAVGAAA, encoded by the coding sequence GTGGTCCTGGACGTCAACTGGGCCGTAAAATGGCTGACCCTTTGCGCACAGGCCATGGCTGAACACCGTGTCGAGCTGATCGAACTGGACCGTGCCATCGGGGACTCGGACCACGGCGAAAACATGGACCGCGGCTTCCAGGCCGTCCTGGCGAAGCTCGGTGAAGCCACGCCGGAGACCCCCGGCGCGGCCCTGAAGATGACCGCCATGACGCTGATGTCCAAAGTAGGGGGTGCCGCCGGGCCCCTTTACGGCACGGCGTTCCTTCGCGCCGCCACTGCCCTGGGTGATGCCGCTGAGATCGATCCGGGAGCCTGGGCCGGTGCCCTGGCCGCGGCCAGGGACGGGATCGTGGCGCGAGGGAAGGCGGAGCCGGGCGACAAGACGATGGTGGATGCGTGGACGCCGGCGGTGGATGCTGCGCGAGCCGCTGCGGACGGGGACGGCACGGACGTCCTGAGTGTCCTGGTGGCAGCCGCGGAGGCTGCCGAAGCCGGGGCGGTGGCCACCGATCCGCTCATCGCACGGAAAGGCCGGGCCAGCTATCTTGGCGAACGAAGTGCCGGTCACCGGGATCCCGGAGCTGTCTCCAGTGCCTTGATCCTGCGCGCTGCCGTTGGGGCAGCTGCGTGA
- a CDS encoding amino-acid N-acetyltransferase — MTDSFHIRPARTSDVPAIKKLVAPLAEERILMAKETVAYYESLQEFRIAESSDGEMIGCGALHVMWEDLAEIRTLASSGEWRGKGVGHVLVESLLEEARALGVARVFCLTFEVDFFKRHGFEVMADQSAVDPEVYSELLRSHDEGVAEFLDLARVKPNTLGNTRMIRTL; from the coding sequence GTGACCGACTCCTTCCACATCCGCCCAGCACGCACCAGCGACGTCCCCGCCATCAAGAAACTGGTAGCGCCCCTGGCAGAGGAGCGCATCCTGATGGCAAAGGAGACGGTGGCGTACTACGAAAGCCTGCAGGAGTTCCGTATTGCCGAGTCCAGCGACGGCGAGATGATCGGCTGCGGCGCCCTCCACGTGATGTGGGAGGACCTCGCGGAAATCCGCACCCTTGCATCTTCCGGTGAATGGCGCGGCAAGGGGGTGGGGCACGTCCTGGTGGAAAGCCTGCTGGAGGAGGCCCGTGCCCTTGGGGTTGCCAGGGTCTTCTGCCTCACGTTCGAGGTGGACTTCTTCAAGCGCCACGGCTTCGAGGTGATGGCGGACCAGTCGGCGGTGGACCCGGAAGTGTACTCGGAGCTGCTGCGCTCCCATGACGAAGGCGTGGCCGAATTCCTGGACCTCGCACGCGTCAAGCCCAACACCCTGGGCAACACCCGGATGATCCGCACCCTCTAA
- a CDS encoding ATP-dependent Clp protease ATP-binding subunit, with protein MFERFTDRARRVVVLAQEEARMLNHNYIGTEHILLGLIHEGEGVAAKALESLSISLDGVREQVQEIIGQGQQAPSGHIPFTPRAKKVLELSLREALQLGHNYIGTEHILLGLIREGEGVAAQVLVKLGADLNRVRQQVIQLLSGYQGKETTGAGVGGGQPEGAPAGSVVLDQFGRNLTQAARENKLDPVIGREQEMERVMQVLSRRTKNNPVLIGEPGVGKTAVVEGLAQAIVRGDVPETIRDKQLYTLDLGSLVAGSRYRGDFEERLKKVLKEIRTRGDIILFIDEIHTLVGAGAAEGAIDAASILKPMLARGELQTIGATTLDEYRKHIEKDAALERRFQPIQVKEPSVAHAIEILKGLRDRYEAHHRVTITDGALASAASLAERYISDRFLPDKAIDLIDEAGARLRIRRMTAPPELKAMDERIAKLKMEKESAIDAQDFEGAASLRDKEQKMISERAEKERHWKSGGMDDISEVDEDLIAEVLANSTGIPVFKLTEEESSRLLKMEDELHKRVVGQDEAIKALSQAIRRTRAGLKDPKRPGGSFIFAGPTGVGKTELAKALAEFLFGEEDALITLDMSEYSEKHTVSRLFGAPPGYVGYEEGGQLTEKVRRRPFSVVLFDEVEKAHADLFNSLLQILEDGRLTDSQGRVVDFKNTVIIMTTNLGTRDISKSVATGFQSGTDTQTGYNRMRARVTEELKQHFRPEFLNRVDDVVVFPQLTQDEIIEIVDLFVTRLEKRLKDKDMGIELTKAAKVLLATRGYDPAMGARPLRRTIQREIEDQLSEKILFGEIHPGDIVVVDVEGEGDDAKFTFAGNAKPRIPEIAPSV; from the coding sequence ATGTTTGAGCGATTTACGGACCGTGCCCGTCGCGTAGTTGTGCTTGCCCAAGAAGAGGCACGCATGCTGAACCACAATTACATCGGTACCGAACACATCCTCTTGGGTCTGATCCATGAGGGTGAGGGCGTTGCCGCCAAAGCTCTTGAGTCCTTGAGCATTTCGCTCGACGGCGTTCGCGAGCAGGTGCAGGAGATCATCGGGCAGGGCCAGCAGGCCCCCTCCGGCCACATCCCCTTCACCCCACGCGCCAAGAAGGTGCTGGAGCTCTCGCTGCGCGAAGCCCTGCAGCTGGGCCACAACTACATCGGCACGGAGCACATCCTGCTCGGCCTCATCCGCGAGGGTGAGGGCGTTGCCGCCCAGGTTCTGGTCAAGCTCGGCGCGGACCTCAACCGGGTCCGCCAGCAGGTCATCCAGCTCCTCTCCGGCTACCAGGGCAAGGAAACCACCGGCGCAGGCGTTGGCGGCGGACAGCCCGAAGGCGCACCCGCCGGTTCCGTGGTCCTGGACCAGTTCGGCCGCAACCTGACCCAGGCTGCGCGCGAGAACAAGCTGGACCCGGTCATCGGACGCGAGCAGGAAATGGAACGCGTCATGCAGGTCCTTTCCCGCCGCACCAAGAACAACCCCGTCCTCATCGGTGAGCCCGGCGTCGGCAAGACCGCCGTCGTCGAAGGCCTGGCCCAGGCAATCGTGCGCGGCGACGTCCCGGAGACCATCCGCGACAAGCAGCTGTACACACTGGACCTCGGTTCCCTCGTGGCAGGCTCCCGCTACCGCGGTGACTTCGAAGAGCGCCTGAAGAAGGTCCTCAAGGAGATCCGCACCCGTGGCGACATCATCCTGTTCATCGATGAGATCCACACGCTTGTGGGTGCCGGTGCCGCCGAGGGCGCCATCGACGCAGCCTCGATCCTGAAGCCCATGCTGGCCCGCGGCGAGCTGCAGACCATTGGTGCCACCACACTGGACGAGTACCGCAAGCACATTGAGAAGGACGCCGCCCTGGAGCGCCGCTTCCAGCCGATCCAGGTCAAGGAACCCTCGGTGGCACACGCCATCGAGATCCTCAAGGGCCTGCGCGACCGGTACGAGGCACACCACCGCGTCACCATCACCGACGGCGCCCTGGCCTCCGCTGCAAGCCTGGCCGAGCGCTACATCTCGGACCGCTTCCTGCCGGACAAGGCGATCGACCTGATCGACGAAGCCGGTGCCCGGCTGCGCATCCGCCGCATGACCGCTCCGCCGGAGCTCAAGGCCATGGACGAGCGCATCGCCAAGCTGAAGATGGAGAAGGAATCCGCCATCGACGCGCAGGACTTCGAAGGCGCCGCTTCGCTCCGCGACAAGGAACAGAAGATGATTTCCGAGCGCGCGGAGAAGGAACGCCACTGGAAGTCCGGCGGCATGGACGACATCTCTGAGGTGGATGAGGATCTCATCGCCGAGGTGCTGGCCAACTCCACCGGCATCCCCGTCTTCAAGCTGACCGAGGAAGAATCCTCGCGGCTGCTTAAGATGGAGGACGAACTGCACAAGCGCGTGGTGGGCCAGGACGAGGCCATCAAGGCACTCTCGCAGGCCATCCGCCGCACCCGTGCAGGGCTCAAGGACCCCAAGCGCCCCGGTGGCTCGTTCATCTTCGCCGGCCCCACCGGCGTCGGCAAGACCGAGCTCGCCAAGGCACTCGCGGAGTTCCTGTTCGGTGAAGAGGACGCCCTCATCACGCTGGACATGTCCGAGTACTCCGAGAAGCACACCGTCTCGCGGCTCTTCGGTGCCCCTCCGGGCTATGTTGGCTACGAAGAGGGTGGCCAGCTGACCGAGAAGGTCCGCCGGCGTCCGTTCTCCGTGGTGCTGTTCGACGAAGTGGAAAAGGCCCACGCGGACCTCTTCAACTCGCTGCTGCAGATCCTGGAAGACGGCCGCCTGACCGACTCCCAGGGCCGCGTGGTGGACTTCAAGAACACCGTCATCATCATGACTACCAACCTGGGTACCCGGGACATCTCCAAGAGCGTTGCCACCGGCTTCCAGTCCGGCACCGACACGCAGACCGGCTACAACCGCATGCGTGCCCGTGTCACCGAGGAGCTCAAGCAGCACTTCCGCCCGGAGTTCCTGAACCGTGTTGACGACGTCGTGGTGTTCCCGCAGCTGACGCAGGACGAGATCATCGAGATCGTGGACCTGTTCGTCACCCGCCTGGAGAAGCGCCTCAAGGACAAGGACATGGGCATCGAGCTCACCAAGGCCGCCAAGGTGCTCCTGGCAACCCGCGGCTACGATCCCGCTATGGGTGCCCGGCCGCTGCGCCGCACCATCCAGCGCGAGATCGAGGACCAGCTCTCCGAGAAGATCCTCTTCGGCGAGATCCACCCCGGCGACATCGTCGTAGTGGATGTCGAAGGCGAAGGCGACGACGCGAAGTTCACTTTCGCCGGCAACGCCAAGCCGCGCATCCCGGAAATCGCCCCGAGCGTCTAG
- a CDS encoding DUF3592 domain-containing protein, whose product MKIILYIVWALFVAAVILSLVRAVRRTRRRERMMAAWPKVQATVTGSTTGWTSGVGGSNRNLRHYPTYQFTDPQGTLFMGKSEISGVEQPVPGSLIEVSYNPQNPNESLQVSSEPRTAAGCLIAFFAVFALALFWFISIFPMG is encoded by the coding sequence ATGAAAATCATCTTGTACATCGTGTGGGCCTTGTTCGTTGCCGCCGTGATTCTTTCGCTGGTCCGTGCAGTCCGCAGGACCAGGCGCCGGGAACGGATGATGGCGGCCTGGCCCAAGGTCCAGGCGACCGTCACCGGGAGCACCACCGGCTGGACCAGCGGCGTTGGCGGCTCCAACCGGAACCTCCGCCACTACCCCACCTACCAGTTCACCGATCCGCAGGGCACCCTTTTCATGGGGAAATCCGAGATCTCCGGGGTGGAACAGCCGGTGCCGGGGTCGCTGATCGAGGTGTCATACAACCCGCAGAACCCCAATGAATCCCTCCAGGTTTCCTCAGAGCCGCGCACCGCCGCCGGCTGCCTGATTGCGTTTTTCGCGGTCTTTGCCCTGGCACTGTTCTGGTTCATCAGTATCTTCCCGATGGGTTAG
- a CDS encoding A/G-specific adenine glycosylase, producing the protein MLHHRINSWFAGIARDLPWREPHCSPWGVLVSEIMLQQTPVVRVLPVWHEWLKRWPTPAGLAGEPAGEAVRSWGRLGYPRRALRLHAAATAIVQDHAGKVPDTYTELLALPGVGSYTAAAVAAFAYGRRETVVDTNIRRVHARLVSGVALPAPTLTAAEMRLAAALLPDDDETSVRWNAAVMELGALVCTARAPKCAACPVQGSCAWLAAGEPPPSYVPKGQAWHGTDRQVRGAVLAVLRLAETPVPPDMFQREPADLGYAPEGIGVPLAALHRLNTAPEQLERALAGLLADGLAEMHDGGYRLPA; encoded by the coding sequence ATGCTCCACCACCGGATCAACTCCTGGTTCGCCGGAATCGCCCGCGACCTGCCCTGGCGCGAACCCCACTGCTCCCCCTGGGGCGTGCTGGTCAGCGAAATCATGCTGCAGCAAACCCCGGTGGTCCGGGTCCTCCCCGTCTGGCACGAATGGCTCAAGCGCTGGCCCACACCGGCCGGCCTGGCGGGCGAACCGGCAGGCGAAGCGGTCCGTTCGTGGGGACGGCTCGGGTACCCCCGTCGGGCCCTCCGGCTGCATGCCGCAGCCACCGCCATTGTCCAGGACCACGCCGGCAAGGTCCCGGATACCTACACGGAGCTGCTGGCCTTGCCCGGGGTGGGCAGCTACACGGCCGCGGCGGTGGCCGCCTTCGCGTACGGCCGGCGCGAAACTGTGGTGGACACCAACATCCGGCGGGTGCACGCCCGCCTGGTCTCCGGCGTCGCGCTTCCCGCCCCCACGCTGACCGCGGCGGAGATGCGGCTGGCCGCCGCCCTGTTGCCGGACGACGACGAAACCTCCGTGCGCTGGAACGCTGCGGTCATGGAACTGGGGGCGCTGGTGTGCACGGCACGGGCCCCCAAGTGCGCTGCCTGCCCGGTGCAGGGCTCCTGCGCCTGGCTCGCTGCGGGTGAGCCCCCGCCGTCGTACGTTCCCAAGGGCCAGGCGTGGCACGGCACAGACCGCCAGGTCCGCGGCGCCGTGCTGGCCGTGCTGCGGCTGGCCGAAACCCCCGTGCCGCCGGACATGTTCCAGCGCGAGCCCGCCGATCTTGGTTATGCACCCGAAGGAATCGGCGTGCCCCTTGCGGCGCTGCACCGGCTCAACACCGCCCCTGAGCAGCTTGAGCGGGCACTGGCGGGGCTGCTGGCGGACGGCCTGGCGGAGATGCACGACGGCGGCTACCGGCTCCCCGCCTGA
- a CDS encoding histone-like nucleoid-structuring protein Lsr2 yields MAQKVNIILVDDLDGGSADENVKFGLDGVNYEIDLSAGNAAELRSSLERFINAARKASGGRSTQRAKAPTGGRSHDSAQIRQWARDNGYTVNSRGRIQAEIQEAYQKANS; encoded by the coding sequence ATGGCACAGAAAGTAAACATCATCCTCGTTGATGATCTGGATGGGGGATCCGCAGACGAGAATGTTAAGTTCGGCCTCGATGGGGTCAACTACGAGATTGACCTGTCGGCAGGCAATGCCGCTGAACTTCGGTCTTCACTGGAGAGGTTCATTAACGCTGCACGCAAGGCATCCGGTGGCCGCAGCACCCAGAGGGCGAAGGCTCCAACGGGAGGCCGCAGCCACGATTCGGCACAAATCCGGCAATGGGCCCGGGATAACGGCTACACCGTTAACAGTCGGGGCCGAATTCAGGCCGAAATCCAGGAGGCCTACCAAAAGGCAAATTCCTAG
- the disA gene encoding DNA integrity scanning diadenylate cyclase DisA, producing the protein MARSPEESLRATLGRVAPGTPLRDGLERILRGRTGALIVLGSDRTIDSICSGGFDIGIEFSPTRLRELAKMDGAIICDKDAGNILRAAVQLVPDSSIETQESGTRHRTAERVAKQTGVPVISVSQSMQIIALYVNGLRHVLEGSENVLARANQALATLERYVARLDQVTSSLSALEIEAMVTVRDVAVTLQRQEMVRRISEEISQYVLELGDDGRLLSLQLDELTVGRGPGSDVIIRDYASPDASAEDIEKAVNELVSLGPTELIDLGKISSIVGFAGGEVNLDAVVQPRGYRLLSGLKAVPKAVADRLVDHFGGLQFLMAATIDDLMTVDGIGDQRARTVREGLSRMAEASLLDRFL; encoded by the coding sequence ATGGCGCGGAGCCCCGAAGAATCGCTGAGGGCCACTCTGGGCAGGGTTGCACCCGGAACGCCGCTCCGCGACGGCCTGGAACGGATCCTCCGCGGACGCACCGGCGCTCTGATCGTCCTGGGTTCCGACCGCACCATCGATTCCATCTGCTCCGGCGGATTCGATATCGGCATCGAATTCTCGCCCACCCGCCTGCGCGAACTGGCCAAGATGGACGGCGCCATCATCTGCGACAAGGACGCGGGCAACATCCTGCGCGCCGCCGTCCAGCTGGTCCCGGACTCAAGCATCGAGACGCAGGAGTCCGGCACCCGCCACCGCACGGCGGAGCGGGTGGCCAAGCAGACCGGGGTCCCCGTCATCTCCGTGAGCCAGTCCATGCAGATCATCGCCCTGTACGTGAACGGGTTGCGGCACGTCCTGGAGGGATCCGAGAACGTCCTGGCCCGCGCCAACCAGGCCCTTGCCACCCTGGAGCGCTACGTGGCCCGCCTGGACCAGGTCACCAGTTCGCTCTCGGCCCTGGAAATCGAGGCGATGGTGACCGTGCGCGACGTGGCGGTCACCCTGCAGCGCCAGGAAATGGTCCGCCGCATTTCGGAGGAAATCTCGCAGTACGTTTTGGAACTGGGCGACGACGGCCGGCTCCTCTCGCTCCAGCTGGACGAGCTCACCGTGGGCCGCGGCCCGGGCAGTGACGTGATCATCCGCGACTACGCCAGCCCCGATGCGTCCGCGGAGGACATCGAAAAGGCCGTCAATGAACTCGTCAGCCTGGGACCAACGGAACTGATCGACCTCGGCAAGATTTCGTCAATCGTGGGATTTGCGGGCGGCGAAGTAAACCTGGATGCCGTGGTGCAGCCCCGTGGCTACCGGCTGCTGTCCGGCCTGAAGGCAGTCCCCAAGGCCGTGGCAGACCGGCTGGTGGACCACTTCGGCGGCCTGCAGTTCCTGATGGCCGCCACCATCGACGACCTCATGACCGTTGACGGCATCGGTGACCAGCGCGCCCGGACGGTGCGTGAGGGGCTTAGCCGGATGGCCGAGGCAAGCCTCCTGGACCGTTTCCTCTAA
- the dhaK gene encoding dihydroxyacetone kinase subunit DhaK, giving the protein MKKLINDPKSVVQEAVQGFGLAHAGLVAVSEDPIYITRKDAPVAGKVGLVSGGGSGHEPLHAGYVGQGMLDAAVPGAVFTSPTPDQILPATLAVNSGAGVVHIVKNYTGDVLNFETAAELAEAEGVSVRTVLVNDDVAVEDSLYTAGRRGVGGTVLVEKIAGAAAERGDDLDSVAAIGERVNANVRTMGVALSACTVPHAGTPSFDLAEDEIEIGIGIHGEPGRHRIPMESADGITNRLLEPVLADLKISSGDKVLLFVNGMGGTPLSELYIVYRRAVQVLADAGAAVERSLVGNYITALEMQGCSISVLRLDDELTELWDAPVHTAALRWGV; this is encoded by the coding sequence GTGAAGAAACTCATCAATGATCCAAAATCCGTTGTCCAGGAAGCTGTCCAGGGCTTTGGCCTGGCCCACGCCGGACTGGTCGCGGTCAGTGAAGACCCCATCTACATCACGCGCAAGGACGCGCCGGTGGCAGGCAAGGTGGGGCTGGTTTCCGGTGGCGGCAGCGGCCACGAGCCGCTGCATGCCGGCTACGTCGGGCAGGGAATGCTCGACGCCGCGGTGCCGGGGGCGGTGTTCACCTCACCGACGCCGGACCAGATCCTTCCCGCCACCCTGGCAGTCAACTCAGGTGCCGGCGTCGTCCATATCGTCAAGAACTACACCGGCGACGTCCTGAACTTCGAGACAGCAGCGGAACTGGCCGAGGCAGAGGGCGTGAGCGTCCGCACCGTGCTGGTCAATGACGACGTCGCGGTGGAGGACTCCCTCTACACGGCCGGCCGCCGCGGGGTGGGCGGCACTGTGCTGGTGGAGAAGATCGCGGGGGCAGCGGCGGAGCGCGGTGACGACCTGGACTCGGTCGCTGCCATCGGCGAACGGGTCAACGCCAATGTCAGGACCATGGGCGTGGCCCTGTCCGCCTGCACCGTTCCGCACGCTGGCACGCCGAGTTTCGACCTGGCCGAGGATGAAATCGAGATCGGCATTGGGATCCATGGCGAGCCGGGCAGGCACCGCATTCCGATGGAGAGCGCGGACGGCATCACCAACCGCCTGCTGGAACCGGTCCTGGCGGATTTGAAGATCAGCTCCGGGGACAAGGTGCTGCTGTTCGTCAACGGCATGGGCGGCACCCCGTTGAGCGAGCTGTACATCGTGTACCGGCGGGCCGTGCAGGTGCTCGCCGACGCAGGTGCCGCAGTGGAGCGGTCGCTGGTGGGCAACTACATCACGGCGCTGGAGATGCAGGGGTGCTCCATATCGGTCCTCCGGCTCGACGACGAGCTCACCGAGCTGTGGGACGCACCGGTCCACACCGCCGCGCTGCGCTGGGGCGTGTGA
- a CDS encoding S9 family peptidase — protein MSNLEPAIPDEQPQTPFHDLDHYLSIPRVSGLALSPDGSRLVTTVSTLNGKGTEFATALWELDPAGQKHARRITRSAKGEAGAAFAANGDVYFTSARPDPDSPDEEPVNALWLLPADGGEARVVLSRPGGVSKVFTARDADAAFVTAEVLAGSADEEDDAERRKARKDRKVSTILHSEYPVRYWDADLGPGQPRIFAVEEGEDKGPDKPGTVDATAPLLLRNLTPDAGPRLREAEAVVSPDGKTIYSSYTKPLAKADSRSILVAVDVASGGMKVLVDQEGMSYFPGPVSPDGRSLVVVSESDSTPQQAPEIKMHLLDVSGAAAGEAAGLQPLAHDWDRWPKPAGWFPDGSAILVTADDDGASPVFRVSVPSAAAEVGVTRVTQDAAAYADVVISPEGRHAYALRSSYEFPAEAVRIDLSTGETTRLPAPAERPDCPGRLERIAATAADGSRVPAYLALPEGASADNPAPLLLWIHGGPLGSWNAWTWRWNPWLLTARGYAVLLPDPALSTGYGQSYIQRGWGSWGKAPFTDLMAVTDAAVERADIDESRTAAMGGSFGGYMANWVAGNTDRFKAVVTHASLWALDQFGPTTDASQYWLKEMTAEMALENSPHLHAENISTPMLVIHGDKDYRVPIGEGLRLWYELLSKSRLAADQDGQTPHRFLYFPDENHWVLQPQHAKVWYRVVEWFLAKNVLGKDIELPAELGL, from the coding sequence ATGTCTAACTTGGAACCGGCGATCCCGGATGAGCAACCACAGACCCCATTCCACGACCTCGACCACTACCTGTCCATCCCGCGGGTAAGCGGCCTGGCCCTGAGCCCTGACGGTTCTCGGCTGGTCACTACTGTCAGCACCCTGAACGGCAAGGGCACCGAGTTTGCCACCGCGCTGTGGGAGCTTGACCCGGCCGGGCAGAAGCACGCACGGCGCATTACCCGCAGCGCCAAGGGCGAGGCCGGCGCAGCGTTCGCCGCCAACGGCGACGTCTACTTCACATCCGCGCGTCCGGACCCCGACAGCCCCGACGAAGAGCCGGTGAACGCACTGTGGCTGCTTCCGGCCGACGGCGGGGAAGCCCGCGTGGTCCTCAGCCGGCCCGGCGGCGTCAGCAAAGTGTTTACGGCCAGGGACGCCGATGCCGCGTTTGTGACGGCCGAGGTACTTGCAGGGTCAGCAGACGAGGAGGACGACGCCGAGCGGCGCAAGGCGCGCAAGGACAGGAAGGTCTCGACCATCCTGCACAGCGAATACCCGGTCCGCTACTGGGACGCGGACCTGGGCCCGGGCCAGCCGCGGATCTTTGCGGTGGAGGAGGGGGAGGACAAGGGGCCGGACAAGCCGGGAACCGTTGATGCCACCGCTCCTTTGCTCCTGCGCAACCTGACACCTGATGCCGGGCCGCGGCTGCGGGAAGCGGAGGCGGTGGTCAGTCCTGACGGCAAGACGATCTACAGCAGCTACACCAAGCCATTGGCCAAAGCGGACAGCCGCTCCATCCTGGTGGCGGTGGATGTTGCATCCGGCGGCATGAAAGTGCTGGTGGACCAGGAGGGAATGAGTTACTTCCCGGGCCCCGTCAGTCCGGACGGCCGCAGCCTGGTGGTGGTCAGCGAAAGCGACTCCACCCCGCAGCAGGCCCCCGAAATCAAAATGCACCTGCTGGACGTCTCCGGCGCTGCCGCCGGCGAAGCCGCGGGCCTGCAGCCACTGGCCCACGACTGGGACCGCTGGCCCAAGCCCGCAGGGTGGTTCCCGGACGGCTCCGCCATCCTCGTCACAGCGGACGACGACGGCGCGTCGCCGGTCTTCCGGGTCAGCGTTCCGTCGGCTGCCGCTGAGGTGGGCGTCACCCGGGTGACGCAGGACGCTGCGGCCTACGCCGACGTCGTTATTTCACCTGAGGGGCGACACGCGTATGCCCTGCGCAGCTCCTATGAATTTCCTGCCGAAGCTGTACGGATCGACCTGTCCACGGGGGAAACCACGCGCCTGCCTGCTCCGGCTGAACGCCCGGACTGCCCGGGGCGCCTGGAACGCATCGCCGCAACCGCGGCCGACGGGTCCCGGGTGCCCGCCTACCTGGCGCTGCCGGAGGGTGCCTCCGCGGATAACCCGGCCCCGCTGCTCCTGTGGATCCACGGCGGTCCGCTGGGATCCTGGAACGCCTGGACGTGGCGCTGGAACCCGTGGCTTCTGACGGCCAGGGGATACGCGGTGCTGCTGCCGGATCCTGCCTTGTCCACCGGCTACGGCCAGTCGTACATTCAGCGGGGCTGGGGCTCGTGGGGGAAAGCGCCGTTCACCGATTTGATGGCCGTAACTGATGCGGCCGTGGAGCGGGCGGACATCGACGAGTCCCGGACTGCGGCGATGGGCGGTTCCTTTGGCGGCTATATGGCCAACTGGGTGGCAGGCAACACGGACCGGTTCAAGGCGGTGGTCACCCATGCCAGCCTGTGGGCCCTTGACCAGTTCGGGCCCACCACGGACGCCTCCCAGTACTGGCTGAAGGAAATGACCGCGGAGATGGCGCTTGAGAACTCGCCACACCTTCATGCGGAGAACATCAGCACGCCCATGCTGGTAATCCACGGCGACAAGGACTACAGGGTGCCCATTGGCGAGGGCCTGCGGCTCTGGTACGAACTGCTGTCCAAGTCCCGGCTCGCGGCGGACCAGGATGGGCAGACGCCCCACCGGTTCCTGTACTTCCCGGACGAAAACCACTGGGTCCTCCAACCGCAGCACGCCAAGGTCTGGTACCGGGTGGTGGAGTGGTTCCTGGCAAAGAATGTCCTGGGCAAGGACATTGAACTACCCGCTGAACTCGGACTGTAG
- the dhaM gene encoding dihydroxyacetone kinase phosphoryl donor subunit DhaM — translation MTVSIVVVSHSEKIADGAVELAAQMAPDVMILAAGGTDDGRIGTSLEKVLAALERAGGQTGGDQAGTDQAAAKPGGNGTVVLTDLGSAVMTAESALEFLANPAGVLLADAPLVEGLVAAAVAAQGGADVQAVREAAEAAAGPPRQPEPGRTEGRDAGPVSSASPDCTGDFELVNQAGMHARPAAKVAGGLASLDAEVTINGVDGASMTGLMTLGAGKGTVLHVEAWGADAERAVEYVGGLVQAGFGEP, via the coding sequence GTGACCGTAAGCATCGTGGTGGTCTCCCACAGCGAAAAAATTGCCGACGGCGCCGTGGAGCTTGCCGCGCAAATGGCGCCCGACGTGATGATCCTGGCCGCCGGCGGCACCGACGACGGCAGGATCGGCACGAGCCTGGAGAAGGTCCTTGCCGCCCTTGAACGGGCCGGCGGACAGACGGGCGGGGACCAGGCCGGCACAGACCAGGCTGCCGCGAAGCCCGGCGGGAACGGCACCGTGGTCCTGACGGACCTCGGGTCGGCGGTGATGACGGCCGAATCGGCGCTGGAGTTCCTGGCGAATCCCGCCGGCGTACTTCTCGCCGATGCCCCCCTGGTGGAAGGCCTGGTGGCGGCTGCCGTGGCCGCGCAGGGCGGAGCTGATGTCCAGGCGGTCCGGGAGGCGGCCGAGGCGGCGGCTGGCCCGCCCCGCCAGCCGGAACCCGGGCGCACGGAAGGAAGGGACGCGGGACCTGTCAGCAGCGCCTCACCCGATTGCACCGGCGATTTCGAGCTGGTTAACCAGGCCGGGATGCACGCCCGTCCTGCCGCGAAAGTGGCAGGAGGACTGGCGTCCCTTGATGCCGAGGTCACCATCAATGGGGTGGACGGCGCGTCCATGACGGGGCTGATGACCCTCGGCGCGGGCAAGGGCACTGTGCTGCACGTGGAAGCCTGGGGCGCGGATGCGGAACGTGCAGTGGAGTACGTCGGCGGGCTGGTGCAGGCGGGCTTCGGCGAGCCCTAA